Proteins from a genomic interval of Cottoperca gobio chromosome 8, fCotGob3.1, whole genome shotgun sequence:
- the slc25a10a gene encoding mitochondrial dicarboxylate carrier isoform X1 — translation MQENRISRWYFGGVSSSMAACLTHPLDLIKVHLQTQQEVRVRMIGMAVNVVRREGYLALYSGLSASLCRQMTYSLSRFAIYETVRDEMNRKNKGLVPFYQKVLLGAFGGFTGGFIGTPADLVNVRMQNDVKLPVHLRRNYAHALDGLLRVWNEEGMRKLFSGASMASTRGALVSVGQLSCYDQSKQLVLAAGYLTDNILTHFLASVFAGGCATILCQPLDVVKTRLMNSKLEYRGVLHCLTETARLGPKAFYKGLVPAAIRLIPHTVFTFMFLEQLKQHFGAVVVT, via the exons ATGCAGGAGAATCGCATTTCTCGTTGGTATTTTGGTGGAGTCTCCTCCAGCATGGCCGCCTGTTTAACACACCCACTGGATTTAATTAAG GTGCACTTACAGACGCAGCAGGAGGTGAGGGTGAGGATGATTGGAATGGCTGTTAACGTGGTGAGGAGAGAAGGTTATCTGGCTCTCTACAGTGGCCTCAGCGCATCCCTCTGCCGGCAG ATGACATATTCTTTGTCACGGTTTGCCATTTATGAAACTGTCAGGGACGAGATGAACAGGAAGAACAAAGGTCTCGTGCCTTTCTACCAGAAAGTCTTGCTGGGTGCCTTCGGAG GGTTTACAGGAGGTTTCATAGGGACGCCAGCTGACTTGGTGAATGTACG GATGCAGAATGATGTCAAGTTACCGGTACATCTCAGGAGAAA TTATGCTCATGCACTAGACGGACTTTTACGTGTTTGGAATGAAG AGGGAATGAGAAAACTGTTCTCTGGTGCTTCAATGGCTTCTACAAGAGGTGCACTGGTCTCTGTCGGACAG CTGTCCTGTTACGACCAGTCCAAGCAGTTGGTTCTGGCTGCTGGTTATCTGACTGACAACATCCTCACTCACTTCCTGGCCAGCGTGTTTGCG GGGGGCTGCGCCACGATCCTGTGCCAACCGCTTGATGTCGTTAAAACAAGATTAATGAACTCAAAACTGGAATACAGG GGTGTGCTTCACTGTCTGACAGAAACAGCAAGACTGGGCCCCAAGGCGTTTTACAAG GGTCTTGTTCCCGCAGCGATCCGTCTCATCCCTCACACAGTCTTCACCTTCATGTTCCTGGAACAACTAAAGCAGCATTTCGGTGCAGTGGTAGTCACCTGA
- the slc25a10a gene encoding mitochondrial dicarboxylate carrier isoform X2, with protein MQENRISRWYFGGVSSSMAACLTHPLDLIKVHLQTQQEVRVRMIGMAVNVVRREGYLALYSGLSASLCRQMTYSLSRFAIYETVRDEMNRKNKGLVPFYQKVLLGAFGGFTGGFIGTPADLVNVRMQNDVKLPVHLRRNYAHALDGLLRVWNEEGMRKLFSGASMASTRGALVSVGQLSCYDQSKQLVLAAGYLTDNILTHFLASVFAGGCATILCQPLDVVKTRLMNSKLEYRGVLHCLTETARLGPKAFYKRSVSSLTQSSPSCSWNN; from the exons ATGCAGGAGAATCGCATTTCTCGTTGGTATTTTGGTGGAGTCTCCTCCAGCATGGCCGCCTGTTTAACACACCCACTGGATTTAATTAAG GTGCACTTACAGACGCAGCAGGAGGTGAGGGTGAGGATGATTGGAATGGCTGTTAACGTGGTGAGGAGAGAAGGTTATCTGGCTCTCTACAGTGGCCTCAGCGCATCCCTCTGCCGGCAG ATGACATATTCTTTGTCACGGTTTGCCATTTATGAAACTGTCAGGGACGAGATGAACAGGAAGAACAAAGGTCTCGTGCCTTTCTACCAGAAAGTCTTGCTGGGTGCCTTCGGAG GGTTTACAGGAGGTTTCATAGGGACGCCAGCTGACTTGGTGAATGTACG GATGCAGAATGATGTCAAGTTACCGGTACATCTCAGGAGAAA TTATGCTCATGCACTAGACGGACTTTTACGTGTTTGGAATGAAG AGGGAATGAGAAAACTGTTCTCTGGTGCTTCAATGGCTTCTACAAGAGGTGCACTGGTCTCTGTCGGACAG CTGTCCTGTTACGACCAGTCCAAGCAGTTGGTTCTGGCTGCTGGTTATCTGACTGACAACATCCTCACTCACTTCCTGGCCAGCGTGTTTGCG GGGGGCTGCGCCACGATCCTGTGCCAACCGCTTGATGTCGTTAAAACAAGATTAATGAACTCAAAACTGGAATACAGG GGTGTGCTTCACTGTCTGACAGAAACAGCAAGACTGGGCCCCAAGGCGTTTTACAAG CGATCCGTCTCATCCCTCACACAGTCTTCACCTTCATGTTCCTGGAACAACTAA